One region of Miscanthus floridulus cultivar M001 chromosome 19, ASM1932011v1, whole genome shotgun sequence genomic DNA includes:
- the LOC136529011 gene encoding sterol carrier protein 2-like has product MDGSSLKSAQLLEMMRQHLATDAGKELTKKVGLVYQLNVAPKKIGLDEEIFVVDLKKGEVTKGPYQGKPDATFSFTDNDFLGIATGKTNPQIAFIRGAIKIKGSISAAQKFTPDIFPKPAKL; this is encoded by the exons ATGGACGGTAGCAGCCTCAAATCCGCGCAGCTCCTGGAGATGATGCGCCAGCACCtggccaccgacgccggcaaggaGCTCACCAAGAAGGTCGGCCTCGTCTACCAGCTCAACGTCGCCCCCAAG AAGATCGGCCTTGATGAGGAGATCTTCGTGGTCGACCTCAAGAAGGGCGAGGTCACCAAAG GGCCATACCAGGGAAAGCCGGATGCTACTTTCTCCTTCACGGATAACGATTTCCTTGGAATCGCAACCGGCAAGACGAACCCGCAGATTGCTTTCATCCG AGGGGCGATTAAAATCAAGGGGAGCATAAGCGCGGCGCAGAAGTTCACCCCTGACATCTTCCCCAAGCCTGCTAAGCTGTAG